One window of the Nocardia huaxiensis genome contains the following:
- a CDS encoding FAD-binding protein, giving the protein MTEFDSDVLVVGGGPAGAWAALAAAAAGARVIVVDKARCGSSGPTAQGVVTLWNIPIAARDEAVRQNFVHGGGLGDPDWMYLVMEETHRRVGQLVRGGFRFQGEQPGRPARVYLDGAKYLGRLRRSMIIAGVRILDHHPALQLITDGDGTVSGASGVALHGDGHTWTARARAVVVATGGCAFLSGGAGTEVATGDGLLMGAEAGAELSGMEFSNAYSLAPAANSGPHGSAAVFATDHVMHFATLTDESRSVLSGRGCGSRAEAFAAIADGRRVYADLEEMPENVRADLCRSGGPDWLGRVPLRAVLEGTVRGTGGLRLAGLDCATTIPGLYGAGDVTTREPVTGAVSGFGGQNGAWAISSGVWAGAGAARYARTRRKLGKVRAVPGAGLGPKARIDPRAVIGLVQEHTVPLRRSYWRSDGSLRDSIAELDGMWPGVEFDLGGAGADRLHARQAAALLAVARWSKYSALARTETRGMHRRTDHPGAGTNWRVRLLAGGLDRVWVRSEQVAATVPEESGASTPIQVRGRRRAPQHAGSRVGSDGGAPTVTASDAGDPTAPDLTATDVTAV; this is encoded by the coding sequence ATGACCGAATTCGACTCCGATGTGCTGGTAGTAGGAGGAGGTCCGGCGGGCGCGTGGGCGGCCCTGGCCGCCGCGGCCGCCGGTGCGCGGGTGATCGTGGTCGACAAAGCCCGCTGCGGCAGCAGCGGCCCCACCGCGCAGGGGGTTGTGACGCTGTGGAACATTCCGATCGCCGCCCGGGACGAGGCGGTGCGGCAGAATTTCGTGCACGGCGGCGGGCTCGGTGATCCGGACTGGATGTATCTGGTCATGGAGGAGACCCACCGGCGGGTCGGGCAACTGGTGCGGGGCGGGTTCCGATTCCAGGGCGAACAGCCCGGGAGGCCCGCGCGGGTCTACCTCGACGGGGCCAAATATCTGGGGCGGCTGCGGCGCAGCATGATCATCGCCGGGGTGCGGATCCTCGACCACCATCCGGCCCTGCAGTTGATCACCGATGGTGACGGCACGGTGTCCGGCGCGTCCGGGGTGGCGTTGCACGGCGACGGGCACACCTGGACCGCCCGCGCCCGCGCGGTGGTCGTGGCGACCGGTGGCTGTGCGTTCCTGTCCGGCGGCGCCGGCACCGAGGTGGCCACCGGCGACGGACTGCTCATGGGCGCGGAGGCCGGGGCCGAACTGTCCGGCATGGAATTCTCCAACGCGTATTCGCTCGCCCCCGCCGCGAATTCGGGTCCGCACGGGTCGGCGGCGGTATTCGCCACCGATCACGTCATGCATTTCGCGACGCTCACCGACGAATCCCGCTCGGTGCTGAGCGGACGCGGATGCGGTTCGCGGGCAGAGGCTTTCGCGGCCATCGCCGACGGCCGCCGGGTCTACGCCGATCTCGAGGAGATGCCGGAGAACGTGCGCGCGGACCTGTGCCGCAGCGGTGGACCGGACTGGCTCGGGCGGGTGCCGCTGCGGGCCGTCCTGGAGGGCACCGTGCGCGGCACCGGCGGGCTGCGGCTGGCCGGACTCGATTGCGCCACCACGATTCCCGGCCTCTACGGTGCGGGTGATGTGACCACGCGCGAACCCGTCACCGGCGCGGTCAGCGGATTCGGCGGGCAGAACGGGGCGTGGGCCATCTCCTCCGGCGTGTGGGCGGGCGCGGGCGCGGCCCGCTATGCCCGGACCCGCCGCAAACTCGGCAAGGTGCGCGCGGTGCCCGGGGCGGGGCTGGGGCCGAAGGCCCGCATCGATCCCCGCGCCGTGATCGGTCTCGTCCAGGAGCACACCGTTCCCTTGCGCCGCAGCTACTGGCGCAGCGACGGCAGCCTGCGTGACAGCATCGCCGAACTGGACGGCATGTGGCCCGGCGTCGAATTCGACCTCGGCGGCGCGGGCGCGGACCGCCTGCACGCCCGGCAGGCCGCCGCCCTGCTGGCCGTGGCGCGCTGGAGCAAATACAGCGCCCTCGCCCGCACCGAGACCCGCGGCATGCACCGGCGCACGGATCATCCGGGTGCGGGCACCAATTGGCGCGTGCGCCTGCTGGCGGGCGGTCTCGACCGGGTGTGGGTACGGTCGGAGCAGGTGGCCGCGACCGTGCCGGAGGAATCCGGCGCTTCGACCCCGATTCAGGTCCGCGGCCGCAGGCGCGCTCCGCAGCACGCGGGGTCGCGGGTGGGTTCGGATGGCGGCGCGCCGACGGTCACCGCCTCGGATGCTGGAGACCCGACGGCTCCGGACCTCACCGCCACCGACGTCACGGCGGTATAA
- a CDS encoding ABC transporter permease, translating into MNLFAQAWEYLTTAANWSGPTGIGSRIAEHLWYSFLAVAGSAIVAVPLGMLIGHTRRGSAAIVGFANAMRALPTLGLLTFFVLLMGLGLIPPLLALLTVGIPPLLAGAYAGVANVDATVVDASRAMGMKERQILLGVELPNALPVLLTGLRAATLQVVATATIAAYVNLGGLGRYIFDGIGLYKYDRVLVGAILVAALALALDALLALVVRRSAPGVRQPLRKSSH; encoded by the coding sequence ATGAACCTTTTCGCGCAAGCCTGGGAGTATCTGACCACCGCCGCCAACTGGTCCGGCCCGACCGGCATCGGCAGCCGCATTGCCGAGCACCTCTGGTACAGCTTCCTGGCGGTGGCCGGATCCGCCATCGTGGCCGTCCCGCTCGGCATGCTCATCGGGCACACCCGGCGCGGCTCGGCCGCCATCGTCGGCTTCGCCAATGCCATGCGCGCCCTGCCCACCCTCGGCCTGCTCACCTTCTTCGTGCTGCTCATGGGCCTGGGCCTGATCCCGCCACTGCTGGCTTTGCTCACCGTCGGCATTCCGCCGCTGCTGGCGGGCGCGTACGCGGGCGTCGCGAACGTGGACGCCACCGTCGTCGACGCCTCGCGGGCCATGGGCATGAAGGAACGCCAGATCCTGCTGGGCGTGGAACTGCCCAATGCCCTGCCGGTCCTGCTGACCGGCCTGCGCGCGGCCACCCTGCAGGTGGTCGCGACCGCCACCATCGCCGCCTACGTCAACCTCGGTGGACTGGGCCGCTACATCTTCGACGGCATCGGCCTCTACAAGTACGACCGCGTCCTGGTCGGCGCGATCCTCGTCGCAGCGCTGGCCCTGGCCCTGGACGCCCTGCTCGCACTGGTTGTCCGCCGCTCCGCGCCCGGCGTACGGCAACCACTCCGCAAATCGAGCCATTGA
- a CDS encoding CBS domain-containing protein, producing MKARDIMHRDATCIPADETLDRAAQMMRNMDVGALPICNNDKLIGMLTDRDIVVRCIAEGHDPSRVRAGDLAMGTPRWVDADTDVSEVLNMMEQNQIKRLPVIDMKDGKKLIGMICESDLARNITDEQLMHFVTSVSVPH from the coding sequence ATGAAGGCGCGCGACATCATGCACCGAGATGCCACCTGTATCCCCGCCGACGAAACCCTGGACCGCGCAGCGCAAATGATGCGCAATATGGACGTCGGCGCGCTCCCGATCTGCAACAACGACAAATTGATCGGCATGCTCACGGATCGTGACATCGTCGTGCGCTGCATCGCCGAAGGCCACGACCCCAGCCGCGTCCGCGCCGGAGACCTGGCGATGGGCACACCCCGCTGGGTGGACGCCGACACCGACGTCAGCGAAGTGCTGAACATGATGGAGCAGAACCAGATCAAACGCCTGCCGGTCATCGACATGAAGGACGGCAAGAAACTCATCGGCATGATCTGCGAATCGGACCTGGCCCGCAATATCACCGACGAACAGCTCATGCACTTCGTGACCTCGGTCTCCGTTCCGCACTGA
- a CDS encoding endonuclease/exonuclease/phosphatase family protein, which translates to MTVNATTRTALCALLVVPAAVVALVRLTGFERGPFVQLLAFTPYIAAWSLIPLLLMLILRRRKLAALAFLAVAIFAFTVVPRAFGSAERADGSSLRVLTVNMQFGAADPAALVEFVRAHAIDVLALQEYTAEAESALRTAGLDQELPFHQTNPLAKASGSAVYSRHTLVDGGVRTNPGQFAQSYATVVTAAGRRVIVESVHTTPPAHLDNLAYWRRDLNSQPRTSGTEVPRILAGDFNSTLDHGPFRDLLTRGYRDAADTVGSGFTATWGPYEGRHGDRKPIPPITIDHVLADSRLGIAGVSAHTIPRTDHRALLAVLNFPAA; encoded by the coding sequence GTGACCGTCAACGCCACCACCCGCACCGCGCTGTGCGCCCTGCTGGTCGTACCCGCCGCGGTGGTGGCGCTGGTCAGACTCACCGGATTCGAACGCGGGCCGTTCGTGCAACTGCTCGCCTTCACCCCGTACATCGCGGCCTGGTCGCTGATTCCCTTGCTGCTCATGCTGATACTGCGCCGCCGCAAGCTCGCCGCGCTCGCATTCCTGGCGGTGGCGATCTTCGCGTTCACGGTGGTGCCCCGCGCATTCGGTTCCGCCGAGCGGGCCGATGGCTCGTCCCTGCGGGTGCTGACGGTGAACATGCAGTTCGGCGCAGCGGATCCGGCCGCGCTGGTCGAGTTCGTCCGCGCACACGCGATCGACGTCCTCGCCCTGCAGGAGTACACGGCCGAGGCCGAATCAGCCCTGCGCACAGCCGGTCTCGACCAGGAGCTCCCCTTCCACCAGACCAATCCGCTGGCGAAAGCCTCCGGCTCGGCGGTCTATTCGCGCCACACCCTCGTAGACGGCGGCGTTCGCACCAATCCGGGACAGTTCGCCCAGTCCTACGCGACCGTGGTCACCGCGGCCGGCCGCCGGGTAATCGTCGAATCGGTCCACACCACACCCCCTGCCCACCTCGACAATCTCGCCTACTGGCGGCGCGACCTGAACAGCCAGCCCCGCACCAGCGGCACCGAAGTCCCCCGAATCCTGGCCGGCGACTTCAATTCCACCCTCGACCACGGCCCCTTCCGCGACCTCCTCACCCGCGGCTACCGCGACGCCGCCGACACCGTCGGCTCCGGCTTCACCGCCACCTGGGGCCCCTACGAGGGCCGCCACGGCGACCGCAAACCCATCCCCCCGATCACCATCGACCACGTCCTGGCCGACTCCCGCCTCGGCATAGCCGGAGTGTCGGCACACACCATCCCCCGCACCGACCACCGCGCCCTGCTCGCCGTGCTGAACTTCCCGGCCGCCTAG
- a CDS encoding NAD(P)-dependent malic enzyme, producing MSPVTEAVNATTATPASPTGNLSDITTEEIFAGHLGGKLSVELTAPLDTQRDLSIAYTPGVAQVCRGIHKDESLAKTYTWAERLVVVVSDGTAVLGLGDIGPRASLPVMEGKAALFKKFAGLDSIPLVLDTKDVDEIVDTLIRLRPSFGAVNLEDISAPRCFEIEKRVVEALDCPVMHDDQHGTAIVVLAGLKGAAAVQGRDMSGLKVVVSGAGAAGVACTNILLAAGISDIIVLDSKGIVSRDRADLNGVKAELATRTNPRNITGGPAEALAGADVFLGLSAGTIAEELIASMAPESIVFAMSNPDPEIHPEVASKYAAIVATGRSDFPNQLNNVLAFPGVFKGALDVGARRITEGMKVAAADAIFGVVANELSADKIIPSPLDPRVAPAVAEAVGAAARAEGVA from the coding sequence GTGTCACCCGTGACTGAAGCAGTGAATGCCACCACGGCAACCCCCGCGTCCCCCACCGGGAATCTTTCCGACATCACCACGGAAGAGATTTTCGCGGGTCACCTCGGCGGCAAGCTCTCGGTCGAACTCACCGCCCCGCTGGACACCCAGCGCGACCTGTCCATCGCGTACACCCCCGGTGTCGCGCAGGTCTGCCGCGGGATCCACAAGGACGAGTCCCTCGCCAAGACCTACACCTGGGCCGAGCGCCTGGTCGTGGTCGTCTCGGACGGCACCGCGGTGCTGGGTCTGGGCGATATCGGCCCGCGCGCCTCGCTGCCGGTGATGGAGGGCAAGGCGGCGCTGTTCAAGAAGTTCGCCGGTCTGGATTCCATCCCGCTGGTGCTCGACACCAAGGATGTCGACGAGATCGTGGACACCCTGATCCGCCTGCGCCCGAGCTTCGGCGCGGTCAACCTGGAGGACATCTCCGCGCCGCGCTGCTTCGAGATCGAGAAGCGCGTCGTCGAGGCCCTGGACTGCCCGGTCATGCACGACGACCAGCACGGCACCGCCATCGTGGTGCTGGCGGGCTTGAAGGGTGCGGCCGCCGTGCAGGGCCGTGACATGTCCGGTCTCAAGGTCGTGGTGTCCGGTGCGGGCGCGGCCGGTGTGGCGTGCACCAATATCCTTCTGGCCGCTGGCATTTCGGACATCATCGTGCTCGATTCCAAGGGCATCGTGAGCCGGGACCGCGCCGACCTCAACGGGGTGAAGGCCGAGCTCGCCACCCGCACCAACCCGCGCAACATCACCGGCGGCCCCGCCGAGGCGCTCGCGGGCGCGGACGTGTTCCTGGGCCTGTCGGCCGGCACCATCGCCGAGGAGCTCATCGCCTCCATGGCCCCCGAGTCGATCGTGTTCGCCATGTCCAACCCGGACCCGGAGATCCACCCCGAGGTCGCGTCCAAGTACGCCGCCATCGTGGCTACCGGCCGCTCGGACTTCCCGAACCAGCTCAACAATGTGCTGGCCTTCCCGGGCGTCTTCAAGGGCGCGCTGGATGTCGGCGCGCGCCGCATCACCGAGGGCATGAAGGTCGCCGCCGCCGACGCCATCTTCGGCGTGGTCGCGAACGAACTCTCCGCCGACAAGATCATCCCCAGCCCCCTCGACCCCCGCGTGGCCCCGGCCGTCGCCGAGGCCGTGGGCGCGGCCGCCCGCGCCGAGGGCGTCGCGTAA
- a CDS encoding PHP domain-containing protein, with protein sequence MRIDLHTHSTASDGTDSPAELIAAAAAAGLDVVALTDHDTTSGWAEAVDALPKGMTLVRGMEMSCVGMGEDGYPVPVHMLAYLFDPADESFAQERERLRAERIVRLRAIAENMAADGLPVDPDEVLASAGPSAGRPHLARALVQAGVVPTVDAAFQDLLAPHGRYYVEKADTPLRRAVEMVASAGGVSVVAHARARKRGRLLALDDIRQLAEIGLGGLEIEHPDHSAEDKAILRGLAGELGLVTTGSSDYHGSNKTIRIGEFTTDPAQFEEIVGKASGVPVITA encoded by the coding sequence GTGCGTATCGATCTCCACACTCATTCCACCGCGTCCGACGGCACCGACAGCCCGGCCGAACTCATTGCCGCCGCGGCGGCCGCCGGGCTCGATGTGGTGGCGCTGACCGACCATGACACGACCTCCGGGTGGGCGGAGGCGGTCGACGCCCTGCCGAAGGGGATGACGCTGGTGCGCGGCATGGAGATGTCGTGTGTGGGGATGGGGGAGGACGGTTATCCGGTGCCGGTGCACATGCTGGCCTACCTGTTCGATCCGGCCGACGAGTCCTTCGCGCAGGAGCGGGAGCGGTTGCGGGCGGAGCGGATCGTGCGGTTGCGGGCCATTGCCGAGAACATGGCGGCGGACGGGCTGCCGGTGGATCCGGACGAGGTGCTGGCCTCGGCGGGGCCGTCGGCGGGCCGGCCGCATCTGGCGCGGGCGCTGGTGCAGGCGGGGGTGGTGCCGACGGTCGATGCCGCCTTCCAGGATCTGCTCGCCCCGCACGGCCGGTACTACGTGGAGAAGGCCGACACGCCGTTGCGACGGGCCGTGGAGATGGTGGCGTCGGCGGGTGGTGTTTCTGTGGTGGCGCATGCGCGGGCCCGTAAGCGCGGGCGGCTGCTGGCGCTGGACGATATTCGGCAGCTGGCCGAGATCGGGTTGGGCGGGCTGGAGATCGAGCATCCCGATCACAGTGCGGAGGACAAGGCGATACTGCGCGGGCTGGCGGGGGAACTCGGTCTGGTCACCACCGGATCATCGGACTATCACGGCAGCAACAAGACGATTCGGATCGGTGAATTCACCACCGACCCAGCACAATTCGAGGAGATCGTGGGAAAGGCGAGCGGAGTGCCGGTGATAACGGCGTGA